The Plasmodium cynomolgi strain B DNA, chromosome 13, whole genome shotgun sequence DNA segment CACGCTGCACCCACTCGGCCATTCCCGCGCGAAGGCCACCAGTTGGAGCAAAACACAGCAAAACAGAGCGAAACGAAATCGAAAGATGAGACGGTGAAtgctcaaaatggtgaacgtAGCAAGTAATCTAAGAAGCCTGTGTTTTGGAGCTTTCAAAAGCGTTAACAAGAAATACGAGGAGGAGAATAACGTAAGGGAggcagaggaggaagacgaaggggaaggagaagagggagatggagaagggggaggcgGTGAAGTGGTAGGCGGTGAAGTGGTAGGCGGTGAAGGAATAGGCGGTGAAGGAATTGGCGGTGAGGGGGGAGGTGTTTCTGAAGAATACTGTGCAGAGGAAGGCggtgatgaagaagaaatggggAGCACGCACAACCACGCGACAGATATTGGAAGCagtgtagaaaaaaacacgaaaACGGATTATATGTTCGATGGTAACAATTGTGCGGACGCCAACGAGGAAGATGTTACACACAATGACCAGCATTACCACGAGGGCGAGGAGAAGTTTACTCTTAATGTGAGTACCGGTGGGGTTAGTTCCAGTAGCACCACTGCGACTCCCCCCTGTGAAGTCAAAGCGGATGACCCGAGTTACTGCACCAGTGGCAGCAACCGGCGGGAGCGAAGTTCCAACTTAAATGCCGCCGTGTTTGAAGAGACCCATAAAGgggcaaatatatttattgagAAGAACAAGGGAAATTCCATCGATCACAGCTTAAATGCAGATGTGAACCTCAGCACAGATGCAGACATGGGTCTCAACGTGTTCAAAAATGCGAGCTTGTACAACGGCACGAACATGTGTGGTGGTCCCGACATGTGGAGCAGCTTCAGCGCGGGCAACTCCATCGGCGCTGGAAATCCCGCCAGCACGCTCAGCATCGACGCGTATAACAACACGAGCTACCTCTACTCGAGGGAAGCCCACTTACGTAACGACGCTGCTGAGGATAAGAAGGCGGAGAAGGCGATAGCGACGACGATAGCGACGCCGACAGCCCTGAAGGAACTCCGGAAGGAAAATTACAGCGCAGAGGAAGACTGGGGCGATAAAAGTgaaagcaaaatatataattatcgCACACCAGAAAATATAATgcgaaagaaaataaatgcacacaGGGGCATCCATGACTCTGCATTAACAGCCAATTCAGTTCATGTAGAAAGGGTACTAATGGATTATTACCGAGGAAAGGCTAACACTAAAAATTACGAAGAAAAACTGTCCAATTCATGTCGATTCTTCATTTACACATCAAATCCGTATAACTCTGACATCAAAATGATTAAGGAGAATTGTTTGACCATATATCAACTTCtatatacagaaaaaaaaaagtggtgcTCTATCTATATTTGCACAAATGATGGACCTATgtcaaattttaattatcatttatataaaattttgtgcGGTAAGGAAGACATctacatgtatttttttctgttgaagaagtttatattttcttgttACATATATTTCAATTTAGTGAGCATAAAGATTTTTTCAACCTTTACcaacaagggggaaaatattATGCTTTACGACTTTACGCACATAATAAACCGGAAGGATACCTTTTTAGGCGAGTCTTCCGGTGGCTCTGGTACTCCTTACAGCTGCGGGGGTCTCGGACGGGAGGTGCCTACTCCTTGTGGTGGCGCTGAGCAACGGCAGCAGTGGGAGCAATTGTCACAGAAGTCGCCAAGGCAGTCACCACGCCAGTCACCAATGCAATCCCCACGCCAGTCGCCAGTGCAGTCCCCACGCCAATCGCCAGTGCAGTCCCCACGCCAATCGCCAGTGCAGTCCCCACGCCAGTCACCAGTGCAGTCCCCACGCCAGTCACCAATGCCGTCTCCACGCCAGTCACCAATGCCGTCTCCACGCAAGTCACCAATGCCGTCTCCACGCCTGTCACCAATGCCGTCTCCACGCCAGTCTCTAATGCGATCTCCACGCCAGTCTCCAATTCGTTCACCACGCCAGTCTCCAGTGCAGTCCCCAAGGCAATCCCCAAGGCAGTCTTCACTACAGCCTCCACAACAGATGCCAACCCTGCTGGAGACCGGTCGGGGGAGAAGCCCGTCCCCCAACGGAGACACAAACGGACATCACGCCAACCCGTTCGGCCCAACCACGTGGGAAAACCAAGCGGAGGAGTGGAGCCGAGAAATAGAAACCCCCCCACAGAGGAACAGAAGCAGCATATACAACCTGAGTAGcgaaaacaacaaaaatgaagaagaggcCCAATTTCTAAATTTTCTATATGACCCGTGCAAGCATTTATATgctaacaaaatgaatgcaagtcaaaattattttcacttttttaataaGGAGCAaccgccaaaaaaaaaaaaaaaactgcagcTTTTTATTAGTACTCACTCTCCCACCATGATTAATATcaccaaaaaatggaactccttttacattaacaaaaataaaatttcttcctttgttgAGAAATACAAAGACGTGAATTATTCCCCTGGAGATAATTTCAAAAAGAATGGCACGGAGAAGTTTATAAATGAATTTGTGGAAACATTTTGTGACATGAGAGACGAGTTGCGACAACCTGGGGGGAACAAAACCAACGTGGTGATTCGTCAACATGGTAAAGGAATGCATCCTCGGAGGGGACGTACCTCCAGAAAAGCCTTCAGTTGGATGGCGAAGCATGGAAGAGGGAGACCACCTATAAGAAAGAAGGAATATGACGCGGGGAATACACCTTGGCCACACAAACTCAGGAGAGCTGTCACTACTGTAGACCAAAGTGCGGAGATGAGCGACAAAAACTACAGTCGTGGTAGAAGCGGCAGATATGGAGACCGCTTAGGAAGAAGCTACGGGCAAGTCGATGAAAAAGCAAGGAGTGTATCCACGGCGGGGAGCACGCACCATTATACGGGTGGGAAGTTCGAATGGAGGAGGGATGAAACTGCAACAGAGGGGAAGAACCCTTCCAATGCACAGAAACAACCTGAAGGGAATCCCCCCAGTAAGCACGCCAACATGAAGACGCCCCAGTCGAACGAAAGCAAAAACAAGAAAACTTCCCCCCCTGTGGTGGAACCAAACAGGGTACCCAATCATACTCCCTCTTCGCAATGGTACAAGGGAGGCAGAAGCACTTCGGGGTGCACTGCGGAGGTTATTGCTAAGTTCCTGGGGAGTGTAAACATTAGGAAAAGTGGCATGCTGCTGCGTAGGGGTGCTGGAAGTAGCGGTAGCGACAGTGATAGTGTCAGCGCGAGGGAGAGCGACTCTAACGAGGATAGTTGCGATAGCGATGAGCAGAACACCGAGAGTGAGTCTGCCTAcgaggggaggaaaaatagCAACAATGGGGAAGGGGTGGCCGCAAGGGGGGTGGAAAATGGAGCTGCGAAAGGAGCGGACGGAAGCCCGCGCAGCAAGGAGCGCTCCCGTAACAATAtctttttaaacaatttaAACATACTGATAACGGATTTGAACGAGCTGTATGATTATTTGGAGAACAGCCGGTACAGGGAGGGGGCGCGTGGCGTCGGCGTGGGGGTGAATAATAGCTTCCTCGCCAACGACCCCAAGGGGAGCTACTACTACAACTTAGTCAAGGGGGACAATGGGGGGGGTGAGCCGGAAGCAGCAGAGGAGCCGCATCATGCGCACCAGGTGCAGCAGGTGCAGCACGGGGGAGCACTGAGCAGAGGGGGCGATTTGAACAGAAGGTTCAAATCGGAGAGGGACTTGGCCAACTTATACACCACAGGCGCATCATGTGTAGATGGTACCTACAGCGATGCACCCAACAGCGAAACGAGCAACACATACGGAAGCGGGAAGGAAGATTTTTACAACGTGGAAATTTCTTCAGTAGATTTGAAGAGCTTCTGTTCTGTGTGCTCAGGAATTCaatatgataattttgaaaatcatTTAAATCAACCCAAAAAttcaaattataaaaaattggaagttTTTATGAAAGAAAGTGACTTTTTCTGTAATTGTaataacattaatatttttcaaaatgaaaatgggaACCCTAATgatgatttaaaattttgtttcaaTGGAGAAATGACTTCAGAAGAATATTACatgttaagaaaaaatgatattgaaaaaatgaacaggactatagatgaaattatttatatgaatcATCAACAGGGACTGGGAAGCGCAGGTGGAGGCACAGACGGAGGGTTACCAtatgaggaagaggaagaagaagaagaagaggaagaggaagaagaagaggaggaagaagaggaggaagatgaAGGGAGAACTAAAGTCGTTGTAAGGACTAGAAGAAGATCAACGAGTGTTGGTGGAGGAGGGGTAGGTATAACTACCGGCCCTGGAAGACGAAGAGGACGTGTGGCCAAAATGGAACTTAAAAGTAGATACAtgggaagaggaaaaaataaaatatgggCCAATAACACTGGGACGAAAGACTTAAGCAACAAATCAGCAACGAATCGAGAGCTAAGAAATatgagaagaaataaatttggaaaatatcaTCAAcagacggaaaaaaaaaacaaaattgcgaAATCGTTGTCGTCTccacaaaattatgaaataaaatcGTCAAGAGTTAAGAAGCTAGAAAAGTTTACTAGTGTTGATCAGGAAAATCTGCGAGAGGTTTTTGGACCAACCGGCGTTTCTGGAGtctattttgaaaaaagcagaagcagctGGACAGCCCAGTATAAAGTTAGCGGTGGTAAGAGGAGAGCCAAAAGATTTCTGGTTACCAAAAATATGACTTACGAGGAAATTGAAAATGTCAAGCAACAGTGCATAGCTTATAGGaagcaaatggaaaaggaataCATCAAGGAATTTCTCAACgacgaaaagaagaagacccCTTCCAGTGCCGCCAGCCCCAGCAGTGCGATTGGACATGTGTCggttaaaaagaacaagcggaagaggaagatgaaGAGCTTTTATGACAACTAACAGAgggtggaggaaaaaaaaaagtggtgtATACCTTTCTATTCTTgtgtaatttctttttttttccccttagtTTCCTCGTCGCGAAGGCAGTTTACGACGAGGCCCCTGGCCAAAGTGTGCCACATGCACGACCATTgcgcatgtgtatgtgctacacttatatatgtatatagagCCCATCCCTGCTAGGGCTCCACATCCCGCGTATAGTGACTTTCGCTCAccatgcatttattttttttatgtactgATGTTATAGATGTTACCCTTTTCTATGCCCCGttttttatgccccttttttagccattttttacggtatttttttttttaatccctGCGTAGTAGCAAGTGTCattgtttttattcataaCTTCCCCAATGTCCCCTTCGCATGCGCAACATTTGTGGTGCCTAACTAAGGAGGCCTTCCTGTTGCTTGCACGAGGAGTGAAAATGAACTTGGCGCCCCTAGAGGcccttgcttttttttacgctcaAAATATGGTCAGGACGTTTGCGGCGCCGGCGAGGTAAACAATATAACGTTGGTAGGACACACAGTGTAATGGTGGTGCGCCAGTGCGCAGATTGGGAGAATGCGTAAAAATTACAGAAAGGCAAGGCACGAGCGTACAGAGTACGTTGACGGGAAGGTGTTTCTCCATCGTTGGGCTGGTGTTTCCACCCTGAAAAAAGGGTCACTTCTTAAATTGCGATGAATAGCCCCCGACTTATAACTCAGAGCTGCACGTGCATCCCTCCAAACTGTTGTGACATTTAACTGGCAGAACAGCGTAtacacatttatatatatatacaacatTGTATTGTTTTTTGGgagtttttttgttttctctgTTTGATATTATTATGGTACAGACGTggtgcatacatataaacatgagcgcacgtatgtacatgggcatacatacgtgttgcaaatgtgtatacatatatatatggtaATAAAAGCACTTATCATTTATCGCTTATCGTTCGTCATTTTCTCTCTACATGTATACTCTTCTCTCCTTACATATAAAACTTCTTCATGCAAAAGATGGATGGATGGGCCCACACACATAcgaatatataatatgtattgcTACTTAAAGCAAGGAGAGAAAGGAANNNNNNNNNNNNNNNNNNNNNNNNNNNNNNNNNNNNNNNNNNNNNNNNNNNNNNNNNNNNNNNNNNNNNNNNNNNNNNNNNNNNNNNNNNNNNNNNNNNNNNNNNNNNNNNNNNNNNNNNNNNNNNNNNNNNNNNNNNNNNNNNNNNNNNNNNNNNNNNNNNNNNNNNNNNNNNNNNNNNNNNNNNNNNNNNNNNNNNNNNNNNNNNNNNNNNNNNNNNNNNNNNNNNNNNNNNNNNNNNNNNNNNNNNNNNNNNNNNNNNNNNNNNNNNNNNNNNNNNNNNNNNNNNNNNNNNNNNNNNNNNNNNNNNNNNNNNNNNNNNNNNNNNNNNNNNNNNNNNNNNNNNNNNNNNNNNNNNNNNNNNNNNNNNNNNNNNNNNNNNNNNNNNNNNNNNNNNNNNNNNNNNNNNNNNNNNNNNNNNNNNNNNNNNNNNNNNNNNNNNNNNNNNNNNNNNNNNNNNNNNNNNNNNNNNNNNNNNNNNNNNNNNNNNNNNNNNNNNNNNNNNNNNNNNNNNNNNNNNNNNNNNNNNNNNNNNNNNNNNNNNNNNNNNNNNNNNNNNNNNNNNNNNNNNNNNNNNNNNNNNNNNNNNNNNNNNNNNNNNNNNNNNNNNNNNNNNNNNNNNNNNNNNNNNNNNNNNNNNNNNNNNNNNNNNNNNNNNNNNNNNNNNNNNNNNNNNNNNNNNNNNNNNNNNNNNNNNNNNNNNNNNNNNNNNNNNNNNNNNNNNNNNNNNNNNNNNNNNNNNNNNNNNNNNNNNNNNNNNNNNNNNNNNNNNNNNNNNNNNNNNNNNNNNNNNNNNNNNNNttttttttttttttttggggactCCCCTCGGGCAGAGGCTCTGTTCTAATTATAGCATGAACACAGAAATGTCTGTGCAACTCTGCTCCTTGCCAGTttcctctctctctcttttaTGGTATCTAACTTCCGTTGTGTGTTTATTCATTTGAATAAAACCACTATTCGATGCTACTCCAAAGTGATGTGTGAAGCACTACGAGTATATTAAATAAGTCCCTGGCTTCTTTTCCACTTGACTCTTCCTCACCATAGCGATCAGTTCTTAGCAATGGCAAAACCGACACTCTCCTTGTCGTAGtcaaaaatggtgaagtaTTTTCTCATGAATGGGTCTCCCAAAATGAAGGTGTTCGAATCAATGTCGACTGGTAGCATTGTAATCATACACAAGGTGTCATCCACATCGAGAAGTGGGTTCATGTAATATTCGGGTTCTAAAGTGTAGGTGTTGTTGGCTGATTTAAATTCAAGGGTTGGCATTTCCTTGTTATCACAAGTAGTTACGTAAAATGGCAAGAAGGGAACTTTAATAACATTTAggttagcaaaaaatttgtttagaAATTCTGAAGGGGCGGTAATAGTTGTTGTGCCACTATCAACGATGACGTTGGCCTTTTCCATAGTTTGCTTTCCAAAATGTACATCTAAGTCAATTTGCCAGTACAAGTCgtgatttaatttttcataggTGATGTTTCCttcgtaaaatttttcttcaatacCACCAATGGTTAGGTAACCAGCATGGACATCATGGATAGGTAGGTAGAAGGTGAACAAAGCATTGTCGATTTTGTTTTGGTTCTTTAACTCTACAACGATGGGATCAATGGATCCAATGGAGAGATCTTTCCATCCTAAACCTAATATTCCATCAAACTCGACGCTACTGTAAATGGGTTCTAAATCATCAGTGTCGGTGACttcaataaatttgtatgGCATGGATAAATGTCCCAAAGTTACTAAATCTTTACTGAAGAAACCTTTTACAGTTCCAGATCCGTAAGTGATATCAACTTTGGTTCCATCCTTCTCGTATGACTTGGACTTGCTTGAGTCGTACAGGTTTTTAATGCTGCATCCGCTGCTAGTACATTTCTTACTTGGGACCCACAAGTTGGCTGAACCCGTGTCAAAGATGAGCATGAACTTTTGGTGATTGTCTCcaacttctccttctccataAAACATAATGTTTGCTACATCATCTAATTCGATCACATCATTTTCACTTCCTAAATAGTTCTGTTTCATATATCCAGATTTGAAAAAGTTAAACGTTTCCTTAATGTAATTCTTCAGATTTTTCTTGGAGATAGTTTTTAATACCTTGTCATAGGGTCTCTCGATTTTAAAAGCTAAAGTTAAATGTTCCGTGTTCtgtacaattttgttaactttATAACttggggtaaaaaaataggtactaattagaaagaagaaaaaaatccccgTAACAAAAACAAACAGAATGAAATAGAGTATTTGGAATCTCTTCTGaactttaaaatttttgatattgctaaatttcaaattttcaaacGCAGCTGAGTTTTTTATAAGTCCGTTGGAGTAATCTTGCTCCTTCACTGCTATATCCATTTTCACTTAGAGGTACGTGTGCTGGTAATTCTGGACGGGTGTTACGGGGGGACAAAAGTGCATGTACTATGCTTAGTATTCCTTTTGACGAATAAGCGGTTTGCTCTGCAGGGAAGGGGGGCggtgaaataaatattatgcaTGTGTCATGTGTGATGGGTAAAATCGACATGACAGGCGCACCCATAGTATTGTCCCTCATGGGAAGCAAGTGGGATGGCACACaaacgaaggagaaaaatccGATTGATGACTATTTCGAGGCGACGCGCACCACTTGCAAGGCAAACGAGTATATACATAAAGTAGCATAAACGTGCGCGCGACACACTTTCACTCGCGTAGGGAAAATGAGTCCGTACGAACAAACATGTGTGGCTTGGCACAAAACAACCGATCGGATTGGATCGTTCGGCAGAAATGCGCATCGCGCTGGCgtgtatatttaaatatatacttgCGCCAAAGTACGCATAATGTTATATAACAGTGACGCGGGAGGTACATGCTATTAGTACATAACCTCGAGTATAGAATTTTCGCACGCGCGAATGCCGAACCCCTCGCTCTCTATTTGCTTATTAACGTTAGCGAAGTTATGTACTTTTTCGCTTAAACTTACTCGGCTGAAATTCAGTTCGCTAAACGAAACTTCGAACAGCAAAGATGCccaaaagaataaaaaaaatttgttaactcttacaaacaaattttttttaaagaatttttttttttaaaacaaaaaaaaaggaaaaaaagaaaggaagtaTGAAATGACCGAACGGGTGAATGGCCGAATGGGATGAATGGCCGAATGGATGAATGGCCAATGGATGAAAAgatgaatgaataaaaaaagatgagcggatgaaggaaaatatgattatatttttttatcacccttttttgtagATTGGTAAAGTAAactattataaaatatatacgcaaaaaattacagaaaaatatttaaaaaaatagcgggaaaacaaatttgttttttattatttgcgATTGCGCATGgaaacttgaaaaaaaaaaaattaaaatggtaTAAACTTATTGGatcgtatatatataaatatatatatgtatgtattatatatattacacatattatatatgtattatatattatttgcatataatatatacatgcgtGGCTATATTACCTCCGACTATTTGCTGTATTATGAGAGTGTATAatggtaaaatttttaagtactttataaatttattatatagtaaggtaaaatataaacatcactcttgtcatattttttgcaatttcaGGCACCCCatattatatgattattaCGCGTCATCCCCTACTTTATACTTTAGGTTTCGGGTTTTACGTAAAATCCGACTAAAATAATGAATGGGCTAAGCTTTGCAATGcgcacaaaaataatatgtaacGTAACATAACTGCATATGCGCgaa contains these protein-coding regions:
- a CDS encoding transcription factor with AP2 domain(s) (putative), translating into MVNVASNLRSLCFGAFKSVNKKYEEENNVREAEEEDEGEGEEGDGEGGGGEVVGGEVVGGEGIGGEGIGGEGGGVSEEYCAEEGGDEEEMGSTHNHATDIGSSVEKNTKTDYMFDGNNCADANEEDVTHNDQHYHEGEEKFTLNVSTGGVSSSSTTATPPCEVKADDPSYCTSGSNRRERSSNLNAAVFEETHKGANIFIEKNKGNSIDHSLNADVNLSTDADMGLNVFKNASLYNGTNMCGGPDMWSSFSAGNSIGAGNPASTLSIDAYNNTSYLYSREAHLRNDAAEDKKAEKAIATTIATPTALKELRKENYSAEEDWGDKSESKIYNYRTPENIMRKKINAHRGIHDSALTANSVHVERVLMDYYRGKANTKNYEEKLSNSCRFFIYTSNPYNSDIKMIKENCLTIYQLLYTEKKKWCSIYICTNDGPMSNFNYHLYKILCGKEDIYMYFFLLKKFIFSCYIYFNLVSIKIFSTFTNKGENIMLYDFTHIINRKDTFLGESSGGSGTPYSCGGLGREMPTLLETGRGRSPSPNGDTNGHHANPFGPTTWENQAEEWSREIETPPQRNRSSIYNLSSENNKNEEEAQFLNFLYDPCKHLYANKMNASQNYFHFFNKEQPPKKKKKLQLFISTHSPTMINITKKWNSFYINKNKISSFVEKYKDVNYSPGDNFKKNGTEKFINEFVETFCDMRDELRQPGGNKTNVVIRQHGKGMHPRRGRTSRKAFSWMAKHGRGRPPIRKKEYDAGNTPWPHKLRRAVTTVDQSAEMSDKNYSRGRSGRYGDRLGRSYGQVDEKARSVSTAGSTHHYTGGKFEWRRDETATEGKNPSNAQKQPEGNPPSKHANMKTPQSNESKNKKTSPPVVEPNRVPNHTPSSQWYKGGRSTSGCTAEVIAKFLGSVNIRKSGMLLRRGAGSSGSDSDSVSARESDSNEDSCDSDEQNTESESAYEGRKNSNNGEGVAARGVENGAAKGADGSPRSKERSRNNIFLNNLNILITDLNELYDYLENSRYREGARGVGVGVNNSFLANDPKGSYYYNLVKGDNGGGEPEAAEEPHHAHQVQQVQHGGALSRGGDLNRRFKSERDLANLYTTGASCVDGTYSDAPNSETSNTYGSGKEDFYNVEISSVDLKSFCSVCSGIQYDNFENHLNQPKNSNYKKLEVFMKESDFFCNCNNINIFQNENGNPNDDLKFCFNGEMTSEEYYMLRKNDIEKMNRTIDEIIYMNHQQGLGSAGGGTDGGLPYEEEEEEEEEEEEEEEEEEEEEDEGRTKVVVRTRRRSTSVGGGGVGITTGPGRRRGRVAKMELKSRYMGRGKNKIWANNTGTKDLSNKSATNRELRNMRRNKFGKYHQQTEKKNKIAKSLSSPQNYEIKSSRVKKLEKFTSVDQENLREVFGPTGVSGVYFEKSRSSWTAQYKVSGGKRRAKRFLVTKNMTYEEIENVKQQCIAYRKQMEKEYIKEFLNDEKKKTPSSAASPSSAIGHVSVKKNKRKRKMKSFYDN
- a CDS encoding aspartic protease PM4 (putative) codes for the protein MKQNYLGSENDVIELDDVANIMFYGEGEVGDNHQKFMLIFDTGSANLWVPSKKCTSSGCSIKNLYDSSKSKSYEKDGTKVDITYGSGTVKGFFSKDLVTLGHLSMPYKFIEVTDTDDLEPIYSSVEFDGILGLGWKDLSIGSIDPIVVELKNQNKIDNALFTFYLPIHDVHAGYLTIGGIEEKFYEGNITYEKLNHDLYWQIDLDVHFGKQTMEKANVIVDSGTTTITAPSEFLNKFFANLNVIKVPFLPFYVTTCDNKEMPTLEFKSANNTYTLEPEYYMNPLLDVDDTLCMITMLPVDIDSNTFILGDPFMRKYFTIFDYDKESVGFAIAKN